A stretch of the Orcinus orca chromosome 1, mOrcOrc1.1, whole genome shotgun sequence genome encodes the following:
- the MRPS15 gene encoding LOW QUALITY PROTEIN: 28S ribosomal protein S15, mitochondrial (The sequence of the model RefSeq protein was modified relative to this genomic sequence to represent the inferred CDS: deleted 2 bases in 1 codon), which produces MLRAAWRALSSIRTQAVTQAPVLGLPGGGCAKLLSVQRDLPSRPGGFILRAARGYATQKPVQPSHEDDPPPSMLLKDYQDIPGIEKVDDVVKKLLSLEMANQKEKLKVKKEQLMNKVVENPKDTGSLEARIVALTVKIHSYEAHMQKHRKDKAHKRYLLMSIDQRKKMLKNLRKTNYAVFEKTCRELGIEYTFPPLYYRKAHRRWVTKKALCIRVFQEAQKLKKQKRALKAAAAAQKQRQKNPERPSKTGPEAIKEKQ; this is translated from the exons ATGCTGAGGGCGGCGTGGAGGGCGCTGAGTTCGATTCGGACCCAGGCAGTGACCCAGGCCCCAGTCCTCGGGCTGCCGGGCGGAGGGTGCGCCAAGCTTCTCTCCGTCCAGCGGGACCTTCCCTCACGTCCTGGAG GTTTCATCCTCCGGGCCGCCCGCGGATATGCCACCCAGAAACCAG TCCAGCCCAGCCATGAAGATGACCCACCCCCTTCTATGCTGCTCAAGGACTACCAGGACATCCCCGGAATTGAGAA GGTTGATGATGTCGTGAAAAAACTCTTATCTTTGGAAATGGCCAACCAG AAAGAGAAGCTAAAAGTCAAGAAAGAGCAGCTGATGAACAAGGTCGTGGAAAACCCTAAGGACACCGGCTCCCTGGAGGCTCGAA TTGTTGCCTTGACTGTCAAGATCCACAGTTATGAAGCACACATGCAGAAACACCGAAAG GACAAAGCCCACAAGCGCTATCTACTGATGAGCATTGACCAGaggaaaaagatgctcaaaaacCTCCGCAAGACCAACTATGCTGTCTTTGAGAAGACATGCAGGGAGCTGGGGATTGAGTACACCTTTCCCCCTCTGTACTACCGGAAAGCCCACCGCCGCTGGGTGACCAAGAAGGCTCTGTGCATTCGG GTTTTCCAAGAGGCTCAAAAGCTGAAGAAGCAAAAAAGGGCCTTAAAAGCTGCAGCTGCAGCA CAGAAACAACGCCAGAAGAACCCAGAGAGGCCTTCCAAAACTGGACCAGAGGCAatcaaagaaaagcaataa